A segment of the Corylus avellana chromosome ca2, CavTom2PMs-1.0 genome:
ATTCACTATTCTCAATCGCCCAGTTGACTAACCGACTAGACAAGTCCAATTTCCGAAGTACTTTTTTCAATGGATACTCGGTCAAAacattgattgtatgagcttGGAAATATGGTCGGAGCTTCTTGGAAGCAACTACCAGGGCGAAAGCAAGTTTCTCCATCTGTACGTATCTCTCCTCGGCCCCATGTAACGCTCGGCTAATAAAGTAAACCGGCTTCTGAACACCCTCTTCTTCGCGAATCAAGGCTGCACTGACCGCAGTTGGAGATACGGCTAAGTATAAATATAATACTTCTCCAGGGATAGCTCGGCTAAGAAGAGGTGGACTGACCAGGTACCTCTTAAGTTGCTCGAATGCCTGCTCGCATTCTTTAGATCATTCGAAAGCTTTGcgtaaaaaacttaaaaaatgggAGACACTTATCTGTAGATAGAGAGATGAACCTATTTAAAGCTGTGATTCTTCCTGTCAATTGTTGAACTTGCTTCACATTTTTtggagattgcatatccaaCACCACCTGGATCTTCTCTGGATTAGCTTCAATTCCTCGGCTAGACACCATATAACCGAGGAACTTCCTAGATGAAACTCCAAATGCACATTTCGTAGGATTAAGTTTCATTTTGAAACGCTTCAATATCCTAAATGCCTCCTGCAAATTTGTCACATGATCTATCTGCAGCTTGCTTTTGACCAGCATGTCGTCGACATAAACCTCCATGTTCTTCCCAATTTGCTCTTGAAACATCTTGTTTACCAGCCTCTGGTAAGTTGCACcggcatttttcaaaccaaatggCATAACTTTGTAGCAGTATAAGCCTCAGTCGGTGATGAAAGCTGTCTTTTCTTGATCAAATGGATGTGTAAAAATCTGATTATAACCCGAGAAGGCATCCATGAAGCTCAACAGCTCATACCCTGCTGTTGCATCAACTAAAGAGCTAATATGGGGTAGCGGAAAACTATCCTTTGGGCAAGCCTTGTTAAGATCGGTAAAATCCACACACATTCTCCACTTCCCAGAAGACTTCTTAACCATCACTACATTGGACAACCAATCAGGCTAATGTGCTTCTTCGATAAACTGGGCTTTCAGAAGTTTGTCCACCTCCTCGGCAATTGCCATGTTCCTGTCATGAGCAAATTTCCTTCGCTTTTGCTTCACTGGTTTAACTTCTAGATTAATGTTCAAGTGATGAACAATATCCTTGGGATTAATCCCTGGCATGTCTTCAGGAGACCATGCAAAAACTTCGAAGTTTTGCTGGAGAAACCGAACAAGGACCTCTTTAACCCTAGAGGTTAGCTAAGAACCGATCTTGACAACTTTTCCCTCAGCGATAGATACATCAATTAATGGTTCAGCTGGTTCATTTCTCAACTGCATCTTTCACTCATCACCCAGGTTGTCGATCATTAAAAGTGCTGACTTTGGGCATTTCTTCAAAGACGTATGGTAACACCTTCTGGCAACAACTTGGTCTCCCTTAACTTCGCCGACTCCCTCAATGGTTGGGAACTTCACTTTCAAGTGATAGGTAGAAGTAACCACTCTCAATTGATTCAAAGCTGGACGACCGATGATCATGTTATAAGCTGATGGTCGGTCGATGACCAAAAAATCTACCATGATAGTGGATTGCCTGGGAGCGGTCCCCGCTGTGACTAGAAGAGCAATCAACCCAATGGGTTGGACACGCTCACCTGCAAACCCTATCAATGGTGATAGGAAGGGTTTCAACTTTTCTTGGCTACTGCCCAATTGTTGAACAACTGTCCAATAAATAATGTCAGCCGAGTTTCCATTGTCTATCAACACTCGGTGAACGGCATGGTTAGCCACCGTTAGAGTTATCACCAATGCATCATCATATGGCATTGAGACTTCTTTCGCATTTTCCTCCGAAAATGTTAGAATACTCGGTTCTTGTTTCTGGATTTTGAAGGGTTTTTCAAGCACTAGGATTTCTTCCATTCTCGCCTGCTTGGCATAAGCCTTCCTCGCCGAGCTTGATTCTCCTCCACTAGCAAGGCCTCCCGAGATGGTACGAATCTTGCCAATAATAGCTTGGCTTTGGGGACTCTGCTGCTGATTCTACGAAACCCTCGGTTCCTCACACCTCTGCCTTTGATTGCGTGATCGATCATTATTCTGTCCCGAATACTGACCTTGACCATCCTGGGCTCTCTTCCCCTTGCCATTTTCTTCAGCTAAGAAATTCAGCAACTTTCCATACCTCAAAAATTTTTCAATCTCGAACCGAAGATTGATACAATCCTCGGTTTGATGCCATGATCATTATGATACTCATAAAACTTTCGAGTATTACGATTCTGGGGAGGAGACTTCATCCTACCTGGCCATCGGAAGCTCGGAACCTTTTTAACTTCCATGAACACCTTATAAATAGTTGTATTCAGGGGTGTCCATCCCACATATTGTTGATGCTGATTTGACCGAGGAGGTAGATCGACCTTTCTTTCCAGCATCGTAGGATTTTGGCgatccttctttttcttctcgaCAAAGACCCTCGGTTTCGTCATACCTGGATCAACAGCTTTGGATTTCAGCAAAGCTGAGATAGTCTCTTCCTGGTTGATGAACTCCTCTGCCTTGCTGTTGAATTGTCGTAAAGTTCttgtttttggccttttggacAACTCGGCCATCAGAGGCCCTTCAGTCTGTATTCCGTGCATCAATGCTGAGAGAATGGTTTGCTCATCAGTACTCTCCACCGCTAGCTTCTCCCGATTGAACTGCAACAAATAATCCTTCAAGGACTCGTTCTTCCCTTGCACTAGGGATAATAGGTATGCtggattcttctttcttcttcgaaCGACAAGAAATTGTCCTAAGAACTGCTGCCCAAGATAATCAAAATTATCAACAGATTTAGGACTCAGACTTCCAAACCATTCTTTGGCAACTCCCCTTAGAGTTAACGGGAAGGCTCGGCAAGCGATTTCGTCAGGAGTTTCATGAAGGATGATGTGAGCTCGGAAGCTTTCTATGTGGTCGAAAAGATCTCCACTTCCGTCATATTCACTGATCCGAGGAACCTTAAAACTACTAGGCATTGGAAACCTCATCACCCGATCAGTAAAAGGAAAATTGGTATGTTGCATGAGATCCTCAGTGCTGGACCAATTTTCCCCATTTTCGATTAAGAAAGCCATCTTTTCAAACTTCTCTTGGAGATCCTTAACATCTTTATGCACGGCAGCCTCAATAGGCTTGTCAAAATGCGACCGAGCATGACTAGAATGGCTACATTGGGAATGACTACGGTGAGTTTTGGCGTGACTGGACTCGCCATGGTGTGACTTACCACCAAGCTATGAACTTTTGGCGTGCTCTCGTCGGTGAGTGTTTGCTTTGGACTGAACAGTATGAGGATTTCCTCGTATTGAACTTCCAGCGTCTTGTTGGGTTGATGGATGTTGAGCTGATGGTGGTGGGTCCCTAAAGGACTCCTCTCGTCTTCTCTTCTGTGCTGAATCTTCTCTAGGAGGCAACCTAGAGACGATCTCTTCATTCTGCTTTCTCATAGCCTCAACAGATTCGGCTATTCGTTCCATGAAATCTAACATGATGGCTGTTTGGAAATTTGGATCGTGTGAGGTTCCGGGTACATCTGGTTGGATGATTGGGATAAGATATGGAGATGTGCTGGGGTGTGGGGGTGTGTTCACCATATCGAAATATATGAGATTAGTAAGAACCGATAAAAGTCAGTTCCCACAGAcagcgccaaactgttgaagcagtttTTCGAATGATGACGTGGGAAAAGGCCCAGCACAATACTTGATAACCGAGTGTTGAGCTGAGAATGAAGGATAAGGAAAAAtggatcaaagctgccggctTTGTCCGGCCGgtggaagctccgatgcctaagttagttgAAGTGTTTAAAAGAAAGATGAACTTGAAGATTATGGATCAGGGAAAAGATAAGCAAAGTATTCAGTTTGAGGGTaaaaagaagttaccgaaaTAGTGAAAGGGaaccccccttttataggcatcataTTGTACTtgttcatctaacactgtggacTTTTACCAAGGGTCCACGTGTCAACAATATATCAGAGAACATCAAATAGGATATTTATTCAGATATGTTTATTATTTCCTAAGGGTAACACTCGGTACTTACCTCAGGCTTGGCTAACCGAGCCTGATAACCGAGTGTCGATAATATAATCTAGATAAGCCTAAGTCTGTCGAACATGAGTTTATcttgaacagtaaaaataacCGAGTGTGGGGAATGGGCCGGTAGGTTTGAACTAGGCCCAACCCAGCGGAAACATGATCCAACataataatagaggtattttagatttaaaatactttaggataatatgttatctatATAGATAtcattagattatttaaatattagagataagtattagttagtataatttaaatattagggataaGTATTGTCTGTAGTTTATTctaattaatcttttattttactatgcattgtaattgtctatttaaagacatcaagctcattaatgaAAGGGATCAGAAAATTAATTCCAACCCTTGAGTTTATAAAGGGtttttaggtttcctcaaaatctaaaagctTTAGGTTCCCTTTGAATCTAAGGTCAAGGTTCCCTCAGAACCTATAATCTACCCCGTTACGTATTAACGTAACACTTTAACCATAGTGCCGAATTTGCTCCAGCAGCAGCCATCCCCTACAAAGCTTTTTCGACCTCAAGCGAGTCTCCTCAAGAATGACCATGGAGAAACCCATGGATGTGCAAACTTCCACCATTTTCCATGCCGCTATAGCTTCTGCTGTGGTGGGATCAGTGACTTGAGGTCGCGATGCACACAGGGCTGCTAAGATAGTACCAATGTGATCACATGCGATGATGCCAATTCCCATTTTCTGCCTCCCAATATCAATAGTAGCGTCCTAGTTCAGCTTTATCAATCCTGCACTAGGCTTGCGCCACTTCGTGGTCATTGGGTCGGGGCGCTTAGGGCTCTCCATCCTCCTTTCATGCTCCGCCTTATAGAAGTTTTCAAGCTGGGATGTTGCGGTCTCCAATATTATATGGGTTGGCGATGTGAACTCTCCCCCAAACACCACATTGTTCCTCCGCAGCCATAACACTGTAGACACCACTGCTACCAGTTGCATCTACCTTTCATCCAATTTTCCATTCAAGTTCGTGAATATGCTTGCGAATGTCATCTCCATAGTAGGGTACTTTTGGATCTTTTTGCTACAAGCAGTCCACACATCTCGTGCCGATTCACAGTTCCAAAGGATGCGCTCCACCGTTTCCTTTGCCAACCTACAAATATGGCATAAGGAGTCCCCCAcgactcttttcttttttttttcttttttttttgacattgaGTTTTGTGGGAAGGATGTTATTACAAGCCTTCCATAGAAACACTATTGCTACTGCAAGTACCTCCACGTTCCAGACTCCCTTCCAAAACTTGTTGCAAACTTCTGGATTGGAGCTACTGCCCTTGTTGTCCTCTATTTTGGTTTTGGCCATGTGGTTTGCGCTTCTAACTGTGAACTCCCCATTCTTCGTACCCAACCAGACTAGATTGTCCTGTTGTCTTGTCGGGCATACTAGAATGTTATAGATGAGGGCAGTTGTTgtgtttgttatatatatatataaagtaaactatgtggtttaaaaaataaatatattaatatatatatatatacaaccacCCATTTATTggttatatataaatgcaaaaatcaGTAACCGGACCAGAGCCAGTTATTTTCAACCACTTTTAAAAGGGGTTGGCCGGTTAGCCAGTTATAACTAGTCGGATTTTACACCCCCACCTTAGACTATCATTCTAGTTTatgcataaaaattaaaaatttttaaaaatttttttaaaaaaagaacctAGTAATTGATCATTGTTGAACATCATTAATTTGGAATATGTGCTTAATTGAATTGGCATCTAAAGCGTTTAGAGCATTTCTAGCAGACTCACTAAATTTTGCTCACCAAAATAgtcaaaagtatatttttctctactttAACTTCTAACTTTTTTTAAGCACCCACACGAGTatcactattttaactatcaactttcactattccatttaaatattatttttcaaagacttctttaattttttttttctaaaaaaaaaaaaaaaacttttttcaaagaataaagacgaaaagaaaaaatttatattactttttattcatttaatggGCAATGGCGGAGCAAGTAGGAGTCGAGAGGGGGCACATGCCCTCCTCAACTCCCAAAAACTTATTTTAccactgaaatttttttttcttcgctCTGAACTTGCCCACCCTCAAAACTCTCGACCACAAATTCAGGGGGCACCCTTAGTAGAACTCCTTCTAGGATCCAACTATTGACATTAGACCGGCCAGCACATTTGTTGCTACTATTTCAATCTTCACTCTTTAGAGCCCTTAGTAAATTAAAACTTAGATGAACAATTGAACAAAGAAGGAAGATCAGCCTGAAGCCAAAACTTCCACAACAACACTACCATACATATCATAATTCAAAATttggcattttaaaaaaatatatatattgaatcaccccttttttttttttcgaagatGGATAAATGTGacatcataattaattaaagttacTCCCTAGTTAATTGTTGGATATACatagtttaaactttaaagtgTTTAAAACATATTTGCAGGAATATCTTTTgcattatataattaaattttttagataatcTCTATCTCCATCGAAGTAAATTAAGCAAAATTGATTGGATGCTATCTGgaaacaactcttttttttaaaaaaaattatttttagtatgCATACCGCATTAAAAATGGATGATCATTGTTCATCTAGAAACTCTAACTCATATATAAGAAGATACTTTGATGGTCCTGAAGCCGTTAAtagatttaatttattgattcagATGAAAAGAGGTAATTCATTAATGTAGAgtgagttcttttttttttttttttgaattggttcTCATAAAAGCCAAGAGCAAACTAGTACATCAGGACTTTAACTCTTCTACATCAAACGGGAAATCCTCCCTCCACTCTCGACCCTCCCCATACTTAAATGCGCTTTTTGCTACATTGTGCGCTACCCCGTTAGCTACCCTGCTTATATATTGAACCACCCAGCCCATGTGCTTTGCAATTTCTTCTTTAGCAGCGTTCACAATCTGCCCATAGGTTGTCCAGCAATCTTCTTCTTGGTTGAGTGCTCTGACTATCTCTAGGGCATCCCCTTCAAAGACTACATTTTGGTAACCCATACATCGAGTATAATCCACCGCAAGCCATGCACCGATTGCCTCAGCCGTGGGTGCGTTGATAATAGATCCCTTGGCAGCACACATCATCGTCATAGCCTTTCCTAAGTGAGCACGCACGATAACTCTGACCCCCATCAGATTTTGACTGGTAATAATCGAGGCATTCCAATTGATCTTGACATATCCCACCGGAGGAGGCACCCAAGTGGCGGTGGGGTTAAGAGGAGAAGCCACGTCCGTGGTAATACTCCTCTGTGTTGCATTATTGAAAGCCACCACCTGCTCCCTTGCACGTCGAAGCAGTACTGACGGTCCCACCATTTCACCCCCGCGCTCTAATGAGTTCCTTCTAAACCATATTTGTCTTGCCACAGTGGCCACCAGCTGTAGCTGATCCTCGTTCAACCGGTCCATCAGTTTTGCCATAATATATATGAACTCAGTTTCATCACTCGTGCATTTCTGAATCCTTGGGTCACACTCCAGCCACACATCTTTTGCCGACAAACAAGTCCACAGGATATGTTCAATAGTTTCACTCTCCCTGCCACAAATCGGACAAAGAGGATCAGAGGAGACATGCCTCTTGAACAACTGCTCCTTGGTGGGCAAGATATTATTGCAAGCTTGCCAGAGGAAGGTTTTGACCACTCGAGCACATTTTATCCTCCAAATTCCTTTCCATATTCCAGCTATTTGGTGAGCGTTGGAGCAGTTGCCCTCCTTTTTGAGGGAGTTCTCCTGTCCCATGTGGTAAGCATTGCGGACAGTGTAATTCCCATGCTTTGTAGCTGCCCAGACCAACTGATCCTTTCTTCTTTGAGGACATACAGCTATGCTGCATATCTGCCGTGCTTCCTCCTTACCAAAGATTTCAGTTACCAAAGCCGTGTTCCACCAGTTCCTTTCCAGATCAAGTAACTCACTCACCTTGGCTTCCGATGACAGGATTCTCATGGGGGATTGAGCTAAGCAGGACCCCGGCTTTGGGAGCCATTTATCTCCCCAAACCTTAATAGATGTACCGTCCCCTACTCTCCAAACAAGCCCTTCTTTGAGAAAAGGTTTCGTGTTCCAAATGCTATACCAAATGTACGATGGCTTCCGGCCTAGAGTGGACTCCAGAAAAGAGCCATTCGGATAATACTTCTCCAGGAAAATTTTGGCCGCCAAAATGTCCGACCTTTTTAGCAACCTCCACCCTTGCTTCCCTAGAAGAGCCAAATTAAACATTTTAATGTCTCGGTATCCCAAACCCCCTCGCTCCTTAGCCCTCCCCATTTtcctccaactcatccaagcaatCCAAGCTTCATTCcccttatgcccccaccaaaacttaGCCATCATGGAACTAATTTCTTGACAAAGAGTTTTGGGCAATTGGAACACACTCATCGTGTAAGTGGGGATTGCCTGTACCACTGCCTTTAGAAGTACTTCCTTCCCAGCTTGCGAAAGGAATTTTTCCTTCCAGCCATTTATTCGATCCTAAATTCTACCTTTTAAGGATGAGAAGGAGCTCACTTTTGCACTCCCAATAAGTGCGGGTAGGCCTAGGTATTTTTCATACCTATTCGTAGAAGTTACCCCCGCCACTGACAAAATGAGCTCCTAATGGACGTCTTCTCCTGATTGAGTTTCTGCCCGGAAGCTTTCTCATAAATTTCCAGAACCTCTTGAATTCTGGCCCGCTCCAGGATGCTAGCTCGGCAAAACAACAGGttgtcatctgcaaaaaataaGTGGTTAATTTTTGTACCTCCCCTGGCAATAGGCAAGCCTGTTATTCTCCCTTCTTGTTCTGCCCTTTGCAATAGAGTACTTAGCCCCTCCGcacacaaaatgaaaaaataggGGGACAGCGGATCTCCTTGCCTGATTCCCCTAGATGGAACAATTTTTCCGTGCGGCTGACCATTAATCAGAATGGAATAGGAGACAGTGCGAACACATCTCATCACCTTGTTTACCCAGCTTCTTGTAAACCCCAACTTTACCATAATAACCTCCAAGAAATCCCACTCGACTCGATCATAAGCCTTGTTCATGTCCAGTTTGAGTGCCATATACCCCTTTTTCCCTTTCATCCGGACATCCATAGTCTGTAGGGCCTCAAAtgctaccaaaacattgtctaTTATAAGACGTCCCGGGATAAATGCACTTTGATTGGCCGAGATGATGTGAGGGAGGACCTTTTTCAGTCTGTTGGCTAGAACCTTTGCGATTAGCTTGTATATGACATTATAGAGATTGATAGGCCTGTATTCAGTAATTCTCATTCCGCACGAGCGCCCaagaattttgataaaaacatgCAGACATACCATCAGGCCTGGGAGACTTCAACGGGTGCATTTGCTTCAAAGCCTCATCCACTTCCGTCATGGAAAAAGCCTTTTAGCAATTGGCAGTTCATCTCGTCCGTTACCCGACCCTCCAGTCCCATCAGACAAGCCTCCAAGTCAGTCATGCCCTGGGTGCTAAATAGTGTTTGATAGAAGCCGATAAAAGCCTTATCGATTTCCTCTGATGTGGTCCATTCTCGGCCTTCATCgtcttttattttctgaataaaattgattttccttcGGTGACGGGCCCATGAGTGGAAAAACGGGGTGTTTCTGTCGCCATTACGATACCAATTTTGCTTGGCTCATTGTTTCCACTTCATATCTTCTTGCTCTAGCAGAAAATCAATTTCGGATTGGAGCTGTTTTATTGATGGGCCATCCTTTGCATTTTCATTCCGCTGCAATATTTCTAATtgcttggttttttcttttattgctcTCTCAAAATTGCCATGTTTTCTCCAATTCCACCGTTTCAGTTCACCTTTACATGCCTCAAGTTTTTGTTGCACCACCTGGATGCCAGTGCCCCCAATTGTGTCATCACACCACGCCGCCTTGATCACTTCCATTGCTCCCTCATCTAAGAGCCACTTAGCTTCAAACTTTGTACCCCTCTTAGCATGTATATATTCTTCCTCCTTCTCCAAATAAGTGAGAAAAATGGGCTTATGGTCTGATGTCCGAGCCGCCAGAATCTTCACTTCCacctttttgaaaaaattaatccaACCACTATTTGCAACCGCCCAGTCTAACCGTTCTTTGATGAAAGCCGCCATCTTGCCGACAATTTGTCCACGTAAATTTAGAGCCTGTGAACCCAGATCGCTAAAGTGGCAGTCTTCCAATGCCTCTCGAAACTAAACCATTTTAGCTTCCCTACGTAGCAGCTCTCCCGACTTCTCAGATTGATTCGTGATTTCATTGAAGTCTCCCACGCAAAGCCATGGTAGCggattgtaattttttaaatggcaAAGTAATGCCCAGGACTCATGTCTTTTTGTCCACTCCGGATGGCCATAGAAGCCAGTCAATTTCCACGAACACCCCAATACCTCTTCCATCACTATTGCATTTATATGTCTCCTagagtaattttgaatttccagCAAACTACTCTCCTTCCATAGCAATGCGAGTCCGCCACTTTTCCTGGCAGGGTCCACCACAAACATACATTCAAATCCCAATTTCACCCGAACACACTCCATTTTATTCTTTCGACATTTTGTCTCCATGAGAAACAAAATGGTGGGCTTCTTTTCCTTCGTCAGTTGACAAAGGTCTCGAACTGCCTGAGGGTTGCCAAGCTCTTGACAGTTCCAACTTAAGAGACTCATTGTTGATGGCGGGGCTGAAAATCAGCCACCGCCATTTCTTCGTTGTTGTCATTCCCTTCCACACTTAGCAGCCTCCCCCGTTTACCCACCCACTCTGTTCCTTTCCCATTATCGCCTATCTGCGCCTTTCGCTTCTTATTTGATCCGTGCCCCACCCCAACTGTTACAGCACTATTACGCCCCTCTCGTGTTCTGCGCTTCCACATACGTAAGCTAACTCCACTTTCAACCAGCTCCTGTTGAAAACAAGGGGATACATCCATTTGGGCCGATGTGGGTGGGGCTTCCTGGTGGCCCTACGgttcatctccttcttcttggCCCATTTCTGCATTCGGCCCCTTCCGGTTCTCCTTAGAAAGGCCCACTCAGACCTACTTTTTCCCCACTCTCTTTTCCCGCCACCTCAGCATGGTATGTATCGCCCACGAGAGGAGTATTATTTGCCGCGTGTCCCTGATTTACCTCAATCTGTCCAGCCGACTCCTCTATGTTCTCCTTTCCTTCTCCTATCGCTCCTCCTGTATTTTCATTATGGTAAGAAGAAGATTCTCCACTCCTGGTTCTGTGATTGTGGCAAGATTTTTGGTTAGGGTTCGCAGAAAAACTGGAAGATTCCGTATACTCATTCTTTTGAAACAGCTCGGCGCCGTCATCCCCCATATCGCCTTTTTTGCTCGATGTTCCCCCCCGACTCCGAAATCAGGTCCACCACCTCCTCTCTTCCGCCCATCATCCGCCCGGAGCCACACTCCCCATTCTTTCTTTTCCGTCTTCCCATTCAGTTTTGTGCTACGTGGTATAGGACACCCCTTCTCTCCATGGATGATCCTACCGCAATCGAAACAAGCCATTGGTAGCTTTTCATATCTGCATGTTACCCAGTGAGACTTTCCTTCCAGCATAAGGGCACGCCCCCATTCCAATGGTTTGGATAAGTCAATTACTACAAGGAGACGCAGACACCTTCCCCACCCTACCCCATCTCCAGCCAGGTCAATGTCCTCTAATTGCCCCATCGATTCTCCAATCTTGATCCCTACTCCTTTAGTCATGCATAGTAATGGCATGTCATGTATTTGCACCCAAAAGGGAGAGTGCGTGAATGCCATCTGCGCTGGCAACGTGCTTCCATCAAATTCATTGAGAACAAGAATATGCCTATCAAAAGACCATGGCCTTCCCTGCAGAACTCTCCGCATATCATCCGCATCTTCAAACTCAAAAAGCCATAtgttgtcatccaactccttgAAAGTTACTCCTCCCAGTGTGCGCCAGATTCTGGAAAGTACTATTTTGAACGCTTCCTTATTCGCCATTCTCCCCATCCAGAGTTTCCCAATCAAGCAGCGCCCACCTTGAAAACGAGCATCCTCAATCTCCCCTTCAGTAATGGCAATCCCGACTTTCTCCCCTTCAGTGAGAGAGATATTTCCACATAGCTTTATAGTTGCTCCGCCATCTTCCGCTCTTAAAGCGCCTCAGTGAATCCTACCAGACCCTCCATTGCCGTCAACCGGTAGGAGGTTCAACCCTCACCTCTAGCCGTTTCTCAGAGAAACCCTAGGGAGGACTTCTTTTTAATGTAGAGTTCTAATGGCAAGACATCCCAgtccataaaataatttttgaaatttctcatACTACCCCTAATTAGACTGAACTCAATCActtattattgaaatatataattaaaattgataattttttttttgctagttATATTTTGCCCCCCAATGAACAAAAGTTCTGGCTCCGCTACTGTTGATGGGTAAATAGTAATCATTAAAGATATTGAGTACTATTAACTCACAAATAATCATTGGGGAGtgttttttttgtgatttaactattcaaaataaaaaaataaaaaaaataaaaaaataaaaaaatctctagTTTGTTGAGGGTGAGAAGAATGTTAGAGTACTCcttgcagcctcaccaaaattattttttggttattttggtgaggcaatttaaccaaaatggcCTAAAAAGTAGTTAGGTGAACAgtactcaccaaatttaaaaattactattcactcacttattgattaaataactcatttctctctcttcctttaatagtttcaaaaagaataaacaaatttttgaaaaataatattttaatagaatagtgaaagtagattgttaaaatagtaagGCTACTCGGATGTTCTAAAACAATTAGTtgtgaaaatagaaaaaaaaaaatgtacttttaattattttgatgagtaaaaCTTGGTGAGGCAGTTTGGAACATgatcctctctagtccattttggacttgAGAATATTCAATTTATGGTCAGAATTTCGTTAaggccataaataggacatttgtcctattaataataataataaaaattatatatataaatattttaaaaaattataaaaaattataaaaaattaaggggctagAGACACCCCAGACCGCCATTCTTGGGTGGACAAAGCCActccatggcccttgggggtggtccggccaccttAAGGgccaatcaattttttaaaaaaaaagtttgggtttagggggtagccaaacc
Coding sequences within it:
- the LOC132169590 gene encoding uncharacterized protein LOC132169590 translates to MAFLIENGENWSSTEDLMQHTNFPFTDRVMRFPMPSSFKVPRISEYDGSGDLFDHIESFRAHIILHETPDEIACRAFPLTLRGVAKEWFGSLSPKSVDNFDYLGQQFLGQFLVVRRRKKNPAYLLSLVQGKNESLKDYLLQFNREKLAVESTDEQTILSALMHGIQTEGPLMAELSKRPKTRTLRQFNSKAEEFINQEETISALLKSKAVDPGMTKPRVFVEKKKKDRQNPTMLERKVDLPPRSNQHQQYVGWTPLNTTIYKVFMEVKKVPSFRWPAEENGKGKRAQDGQGQYSGQNNDRSRNQRQSGGESSSARKAYAKQARMEEILVLEKPFKIQKQEPSILTFSEENAKEVSMPYDDALVITLTVANHAVHRVLIDNGNSADIIYWTVVQQLGSSQEKLKPFLSPLIGFAGERVQPIGLIALLVTAGTAPRQSTIMVDFLVIDRPSAYNMIIGRPALNQLRVVTSTYHLKVKFPTIEGVGEVKGDQVVARRCYHTSLKKCPKSALLMIDNLGDE
- the LOC132169591 gene encoding uncharacterized protein LOC132169591 translates to MAAFIKERLDWAVANSGWINFFKKVEVKILAARTSDHKPIFLTYLEKEEEYIHAKRGTKFEAKWLLDEGAMEVIKAAWCDDTIGGTGIQVVQQKLEACKGELKRWNWRKHGNFERAIKEKTKQLEILQRNENAKDGPSIKQLQSEIDFLLEQEDMKWKQ
- the LOC132169592 gene encoding uncharacterized protein LOC132169592; translation: MEGEKVGIAITEGEIEDARFQGGRCLIGKLWMGRMANKEAFKIVLSRIWRTLGGVTFKELDDNIWLFEFEDADDMRRVLQGRPWSFDRHILVLNEFDGSTLPAQMAFTHSPFWVQIHDMPLLCMTKGVGIKIGESMGQLEDIDLAGDGVGWGRCLRLLVVIDLSKPLEWGRALMLEGKSHWVTCRYEKLPMACFDCGRIIHGEKGCPIPRSTKLNGKTEKKEWGVWLRADDGRKRGGGGPDFGVGGEHRAKKAIWGMTAPSCFKRMRGAIGEGKENIEESAGQIEVNQGHAANNTPLVGDTYHAEVAGKESGEKELVESGVSLRMWKRRTREGRNSAVTVGVGHGSNKKRKAQIGDNGKGTEWVGKRGRLLSVEGNDNNEEMAVADFQPRHQQ